CCGGGCCGCGACCGCGTCGGTGGTGATCCAGCGCTCCCTTGGGTCGGCGAGCGCCGGGTCAAGGCCGCTCAGGGCGAGTTGCAGCGGCGTGGCGGCGAGGTCGAGAACCAGGCTTTCCACCGTCTGCCCGGCTCCCCAGCTCAGGCGGTCGGTGGCGGTGCCCGCCGCGCGCAGCACGCCGCCGCCGCTCAGCAGTTCGCGGTTGCCGGCGGGACGCAGCGGCAGGCTCTCGCGCACGCCGTCGCGCAGGGTCCCGAGCGCCGCGCTCGCCTCCAGCGTCAGGGCTGCGCCGCTCGCGGGGGCCTTGAGGGGAAAGAAGTGGGTGGCCGAGCCGCCCCGCAGGTTCAGGGTGCGGCTCGCGCTCTCGGCGCCGGCCTTCAGGGTGAGGGTCACCGGCCCGCTGCCCCCGTCCCGGCGCTCGGCGCTCACGGCGGCGGTGCCCGTATCGCCAAAGGTCAGCACGCGCGGGCGCGCGAGCCGCACCGCGAAGGGCAGCCCCACCCGCTGCTCGCCGCGCGCCTCGCCGGCGCCGCCCCCCCGGGTCAGGGCACGCGCGGTCAGGCGGTAGGGGCCGAGCGCCTCGGGCATCTTGACGGTGACCTTCGCCACGCCGCTCTGGTCGGTCCGGACGGCCTGGAACACCGCCACGTCGCGCAGGTCCTGGCGGTAGAGGGAGCCTGCCGTGTCGCCGCCGCCGCCGCCGCGCCCACCGTCCGCGAGTTCGGAACTCGAACTCAGCTCGCTCTGCGGCCAGGTCGCGCCCCACAGCCAGCGCCAGGGATCGGGGGTGGGGTCTTCGGTGACGGCGTACACCGCCTCGTTCACGCCGCTGAGCATCACCAGGGCCGAGGCCGGCTGCCCGGCGCGGGTGGTGCGGACGGTGAAGGTGGCGTTCTCGCCGGGCCGCACCTCCCCCTGCGCCTGCACGCTGACCGTGAGGCGCTGGTCGAGCCGGGGCACGAGCAGCCCGCCCACCGTCCCGAGCACCGTGCGGCCCGCGCGCACCGCGACGGCCTGGAACTGGAAGCCGGGCTGAAGCTCGGGCGTGACCGGCCACGTCACCGTCTGCCGAGGCCCGCTCACCGTGATCAGGCGGGTCAGGGTGCGGCTTTCGGCGCTGGCGACGAGCAGCAGCGGCGTGCCTTTCGGCAGCGAGGTCTCCAGGCTCAGGCGCGCGGTGTCGCCCGGCGCGTAGACGGTCTTGTCGGTGCCGAGGATCAGGCGCTCGGTCTGCGGCTGCTCGGACGGCTCGTTCACCGCGCCGGCGTCCACCGTGGCCCGCGCCACCCGGCCCGCCGCGTCGGTCGTGCTCAGGCGCACGAGGTAGCCGCCCGGCTTGCTCTCCGGCAGGGTCACCTTGAGGTCGAGGGCGCCGCCCGCGCCGCTGCGGAGCGTCTGGGTAGAGACCACCTCGTCGATGCGTTTGTTCTGCACCCAGCGCACCCGCACCACCTCGGCGCGCACGGCGGCGCCTGGGCGGGGCTCGTTCGAGCCGACGACGCGCACGGCGGCGCGAAACTCGCTGCGGGTGCCGGTCTGGCGGGGAAAGGTGAGCAGCTCGAATTTCAGCGCGGCGGGATGCACCGTGATCTGGCGGGTGGCGGTCACGTCGCGCCCGTACTCGTCGCGCGCGCGCACCGTGACCGCGTAGGGCGTGGGCTGGCCGCCTTTCGCCCGCAGGTCGAGGTTCAGCCGCCCCTCACCCGCGCGGATCTGAAGCGCAGCGTCGGGGCGGCGCTTGGGGTCGAGGGTGGGGGTCCAGCCCCCCCCCGAGCGCGAGCTGACCGTCTCCTGCTGGTAGTTTTCGTCGCCGCCGTCCCAGTTCGCCCAGAGGTAGGGCTCGGAGTCGGGCTGTCCGAGCGAGGTGGTAAACACCTCGGCCTGCACGTTCGCGCCGCCGCCGGCGTACAGTTCGGCGCGGGCGGTCAGCGGCAGCGGGGCGCCGGTCACGATCTCATCTGACTTTTTCCCAGCTGGCCCACCCCCAGCCGGCCCACCGAGGTCGAGGGTGAACTGCGGCTTGACGAAGGCGCGCACCTCGACGGGCAAGGAGGCCACGTCGGGTTGCGGCTGCGGATTCCCCGCACTCGGCGGAGCCGGCAGCACGACTTCGAGGGCATAACTGCCGGTGCGCGCGTCCTCGGGCAGCGGAAAGGCGTAGCGAATCAGGCCGTCGGCGTCGGGCTTGACCCGCACCTGCCCGAGCGCGAGCGGCGGGTAGCCATTGACCAGCCGCACCGTCACCTCGCCGGTGTACGGCGTGCGATTTCCGACTCCGAGTCGGCGCAGCAGCGCGAAGCCGCGCAGGGTCTCGCCGGGGCGGTACACCGGTTTGTCGGTCTGGATCAGGGCGCGCGCCCGTTCGGGGTCGCCGCTCCAGAGCCCGTACCCTCCCCCGAGGTCGGCGCGGTGCGCCCCACCACTCAGGCTCGCCTGTGCCCGCAGCGCCGCGACTTCGCCGTCGCGCAGCGCGAGGGTGGCGAGCCCCTGCGCGTCGGTGCGAACCGGTCCGAGCGGGCGACGCGAGACCAACTCGCCCTTCTCATTCCGGCGAAAGGCCACGCCGCGCACCTCGGCCCCCGCGAGCGGCGCGCCGCTGCCTAACCGCGTGACCCACACCCGCGCCTGCCCCGGCGAGTTGATCGCCACGAGGTTGAGGTCGCTCACCCGCAGCACCCCCGCCGCCGACACGCTCGCCGGGGCGTCCACCCGCGCGGCGGTCACGAGGTAGAGGCCCGGCGCGAGGCGCCCGAGCGTAACCGCGCTGCCGGCCTTCTGCACCCGCAGCCGCGCGCTGCCGGCCACCGGGCCGCTCACGGCGCCGAGGGGCTCACCCACCCCGCCCTCGCGCAGCGGCAGGGCGCGCACCACCCACTCGGTGTCCGGCAGGGGGCGATTGCTGTTCCAGGTCAGCGCCAAGCGCACCGGCTGCGAGGCCAGCGCGGGCCGCAGACCGTAGCTGCTGGGATCGCTCGACAGCCGCAGCGGGGCTTCCTCGCGCCCAATCAGGCCGCGCCGGGCGTAGTACAGCCCGTCCCCGGCCACGACGCGCGCCGCCGCCGAGTCGTAGGCGCCCTCCAGACCGTTCGCTTCCTCCAGCAGTTGCACGGTCCGGCCCGCGGGCAGCGTGAGCACCGGGGCGCCGCTCAGGGCGGGCGTGAAATAGAGCGGCGTCGGCGCGGCGGTGCGGTCGGCCCCTGCCGTTCCCAGCAGCAGGGCGAGCGCGAGCGGCCAGCGGGCAGGCAGGAATCTGGACATGCCGTCAGCTTAAGACCTTCCCCCCACCGCTGCCTGATGCATCGGTCAGCTCAGCGTCTCGCTGCGGGCGCGTAGCGCTCGGTCCCGCCCGACGCCTCGAAAGCCACGCGCAATTCGGTCAAGGACTCTTCAGGCCGGCTCGCCGGGTCGCCGGGCAGGGTGCGGGCGAACACCTCGAGCGCGTCGGGATAACCGTCGGCGTCCGAATCGCGGTCGGCCTTGAGCAGGCTATGCAGCACCTGCGGAAACTTGGCTTTTCCGCCCGACGCCTGAAACTCGGCCTGGATCGCCTGACCGAAGGGGTTCCACGGCGCGCCCCCGGTGTCCTTGACATGGCAGTACGAGCAGGCCATCACCCGGCGGTCGAGCTGCCAGAGTTCCTGGCCTTCGTCATAGTGGAGCTGGGGAATCGCTTGGAGGCGGTACTTGGGAAGCGCGGGGGCCGAACCCAGCGTGACCAGGGCGAGGAGGCAGAGCGCCGCGCGCCCCTTCAAGCGAGCCCCCCTCATGCCAGCCACGCCGGCCCCGTGAAGTCGCCGCCGAGAATCTCGCGCGCCGGCAGGCCGAGCCACCCCGTCAGCGCCGCCGCGTACACGCCCCGGAAGTCCTGCTTGTACTTGATGTCGCCGTCGCTGAGGTCTTCGAGGTCGGGGCTGGAGCCGTGGACGCCGCCCTTGACCCCCTTGCCGAGCGCGAACATCACGCTGCCCTTGCCGTGGTCGGTGCCGGCGCTGCCGTTTTCGGCGACGCGGCGCCCGAACTCGGAGAACCCCATCACGATCACCTTGTCGGCGAGGCCCTGACGCTCGAGGTCGGCGTGAAAGGCGCTCAGCCCGCCCGCGAGGGTGGCGAGCAGTTCGTCCTGCTCGGCCCGTTGCCCGGCGTGGGTGTCGAAGCCCCCGAGCGAGACGTAGAGGACGCGCTGCCCGACTCCAGCGGCGATCAGGCGGGCCACGTCGCGCAGCCCCTCGGCGAATTTGCCCTCGGGGTAGGTCGCTCCGTCGCGGTACTTCTTCACGTTGGCCTGCACCCGCGCGGTGTTTTTGAGCATCTGCCCGGTCGCGCGGGCGAGGTAGGCGGCTTCGCCCTGACGCGGCGCGCCGAGCATCGTCCCAAAGGCGCCCTCCAGCCCGCTGGGGAGCTTGACCTGATAGGTGTCCACCTCGGCGATGCTCGGCAGGCTGAAGGTCTCGGCCCGCAGCGCCCTGGGCGTCGCCGCGCCGATGTTGCTCGCGCAGAAGGGATCGCCGATCTGGGCGGCGAGGCGCCCAATCCAGCCGTCCTTGCGCGCCTGGGCGGGGTCGGCGGTGTGCCAGATCGCCATGCTCGCGAAGTGGGAGCGGTTGGGGTTGGGGTAGCCCACGTTCTCCATCCAGGCGAGGTCGCCGCTGTCCCACAGGGTCATCAGGGGTTTGAGTGCCGGGTGCATCCCGAGGTCGGGGGTGAGCGTCAGCACATCTTTTTTGGGAATGGCGATGTTGGGCCGGGCCGCGTAGTAGGCGCCGTTGGAGTAGGGCACCAGGGTATTGAGCCCGTCGTTGCCACCGGTGAGCTGCACGACGACGAGGGTGCGATCGCCCCCCGCCTGCGCCGCCGCGCGCGCGAGGAAGCCGGGCATCCCGCTCGTGGCGGCGAGGGCGAGGGCCGAGAGTTTGAGAAAGTCGCGTCGGGTGGTCATGGAGCCTCCGGGAAGCGGGGGTCATACAGACTCCGATTGAATCGTTTACGAAGTGATGGAGTCCAAGCGAAGCGAGAAGGAGAAAAACGGGGTCCGGTCGTGGAGTTGGCAGGGCCGGCGCCTTCCCGGCTTGTTGACGAAACAAACGGAACCCGTATCAGGCGAGCTGAAACTCGGGGCTGACGAGGGTGAGATAGAGCCGGCGCGGGCCGTTCAGGCCCTGCATGGCGTCGCCGAGGGGGCTACGTTCACTGCCGATCAGGGCGAGGGTGGAGGGGGGCTCCACCTGCGGCGCCGCGCCCCCCAGGCTCATGGACGCTGCGAACTGCATCCGGAGCAGCAGCGTGGTGTCGTTGATCCACTCGCGCCCGCCGTCCCAGCCCTCCACCGTGTCGGGAAGCAGCAGGGTCTGGCCCATGCGCCCGGCGAGCTGGCTGAGGCTCAGGACCCGCTTGGGATCGAGCTTCGGCTGCCCCAGGATCCGCACCGTCCCCACGATCAGGTCGATGGGGCCGCGAATGATCGCCTGGCGTGCGGAGTAGAACGCGGCGCTCGACAGCAGCTCTTCGAGGACGGCGCGCACGTCGCCCCCCGTGCGGCGCCAGGTCTCGGCGCTGCCTTCCACCGCTTTAGGGTCCGGCGTGTCGGCCACGAAGGCGCGGTGCAGCTTGCGCGAGACGAACGTGGCCGTCTGCGGGTGCCGCGTCGCGAGGCGGATGATGTCGTCGGGGCCGAACTTCCCGGTCTGCCCGAGGTAGGTCTTCTCTCCGGCGTCGTGCCGGCCCGCCTGAAAGACGAAGCGGGGCTCCTGGAGGAAATTCTGGTTGCCGCGCCCGCCCTCGAAGGTCCAGCCGCTCAGCGCCCGCGCGCCTTCGGTCACGTCGCGCTCGGTGTAGTGGCCGATGCCGGTGGTGAACAGCTCGAGCAGTTCGCGCGAGAAGTTCTCGTTGGGCTTGCCCTTCTTGTTCTGGTCGTTGTCGAGGTAGCGCAGCATCGCGGGCGTGCGCGCCACGGCCCCCGCAAAGGCCGTGAAGTCCCCCGGTGCCGCCTGCTCACGCAGCAGCCGCAGGTAGCCCTGCAAGGCCGGATGGTTGCGCACCTTGTCGGTACCGATCACGAAATGATTGCTCCAGGTCAGGGCGAGCTTCTCGCGCAGCGGCGCCGGGCCGTAGAGCAGCTCGTAGAGCCACCCCGCGCGCGTGAGTTGCAGCATCGCGCCGGGAGTGGCTCCGGTCCCCGGGTCAAAGGGGTTGCCGGGCGAGCGCTCCTGGCCGAACTTCAGCGCGGCCCTCGCCACCGCGCGGGGATCCTGGCCGACGAGCGCGCGAATCTGGGCGTCGGTCGCGCCGAAGGCCGTGCGCCGCAGAAAATGGGCGGCGTCCTCGGCGGTGAGCGGGCGGGGATGGGGGGTCAGGGTCATGGACTCACCTCAGGGAGAGGAGGAGCTGGCGGTCAGAAAAGTTCCGAGCGCCGCCTCGTCGATCTTGCGGATGCCGGAGAGCGCTGCGCTCAGGCCTTCTTGCGGCAGGTTGCCGGTCAGCCACACGAAACGCCCCCCCACCTGCCGCGAGGCCACCCCCGGCGCCGCCTTGACATCGCGCGGCGCCGTCACGAGCGAGAGGGTGTTGAGGCCGTCGCTGAGGGTGACCTGCCAACGGGGGGCGGCCCGCTCCAGCGCGACGGGAACGAAGCCGTCCGGGAAACGGAGGCCCGGCAAGGTCCGCATGACCGCCGCGCGCAGCCCTTCCGGAACCGCCGGCACCGGGCGCTCCACCCGCGCGAGTCCCGCATTGACTTTCTGGAAGGTCGCCCGCCGCGCCACCGCGCCGCCCGCGCTCCGCTCCTCGAAGGCGAGCGGCACCGCCCACGCCTGATCGATCCACAGCGTCCAGCGCGGCGCCTGCGGGTTACGCGGCGTCAGGTCGTAGCGGGTGGTCGAGCGGCCTGCGACAGCGGGTCCAGTGCTCTGACTCACGGTGAAGTTGCGCGCGATCATTCCGGGGCGAAAGGGAACGGCAGGCAGTTGTCCCACCTGGCGGGTCGGTACGGCGCGCGGGGGAAACAGCACCGTCACCTCGACCTGCCCGCGCGCGGCAAAAGACCGGCTGCGGTTCAGGGCGCGGGAGAGCTCGGCGGGGAGGGGGGCGGCGTTCTGAGCGCTCACCGCCGGGAGAACGAGCAGCGCGGCGAGCAGTCCGGAAAGGCGGCGCCTCACCATCCTTCGCCCCACGTCGCCTGATAGGTGTCATAGGCCGCCGAGGAGGGAAGCTGACCCACCGGCCACAGCGGACGCGCGAGCAACCCGGCGCCCAGGGCGGCAGCGAGCAGCAGAGGCCAGAGGGTGCGGTGGGCCGGGCGTGGGGTGAACCCTGCCGCAGGCAGCGAGTGGTCTGCTGTGGCGGCCAAGTTTGCGCGGTGACGGGCCAGGAAACGTTCGGCACTTCCCCGGTCGGCCTCCGTCTCCTCGCGGGCCTGGGCAAAAAGGGCGTCGAGCTCAGCGTCGTTCACAGCTTCTCCTTCACGGTTGGGAGGTCAGGCACGGGTGGAGCGTCGGGGACGTATCCCGAAGCGCTCAGGCGTTCGCGCAGCGCGGCGCGTCCCCGGTTGATGCGGCTTTTGACGGTGCCGAGGGAAACCCCGGTCACGGCGGCGATCTCGGCGTAATCGAGGCCCGAGAGTTCACGCAGGGCGACGGCTTCGCGCTGCTCGGGCGGGAGCCCCGCCATGGCCCGGGCGAGGGTCTCGCGCAGGGCGTCCTGCTCCGTGGCGCGCACCGGGGTCAGCAGCGTGGTCACTTCCGCCACCTCGTCGAGCGCGAGCGAGCGCCGGGCCGCGAGCGCCTTGTTGCAGGCGTTGACGGTGATGCGGTGCACCCACGCCCCGAAGGGCGCATCTCCCCGGAAGCCCGCGAGCGAGCGGTAGACACTCATGAACACCTCCTGAAGCACGTCGTCGGCGCTGCCCGCGCCCACCAGTCCCGAAGCGAGGCGGTGCAGCCCGGGCGCGTACCGGCGCACGAGCAGCTCGAACGCCGCCTCCCGGTGGGGTCCGGCCCGCGCGGCGAGCGGGATGAGCTGTGCGTCGGTCCAGTCGTTCAACCTCACCTCTACCCTCAAGAGGCCAGGAGGGCCCGGAAAGTTCCCAGCCCCCCTCTCAAGACGTTTTCAGCTTTGAGGCAGCCGCGCTACACGAATACCCGGGGGTCGGTGGACACGGCGCGGGACGCCACCTCGACGGCAAAGCGCAGCGCCGTGTCCAGCGCTTCTCCCCGCAGCACGGCGTGGAGGTAGGCCGCGTTCCAGGTGTCGCCTGCGCCCACCGTATCGATCACCCGGACGGTGGGCGCGGCCAGTTCGTGAACCTCCGCGCACCCCTGCCGACGCGCGAGCACGCCGCGTGCGCCGCATTTCAACGCCGCCACGCCGCCCGGTGCGAGAAGGGCGGCGAGCGCCGCGAGCGCCGGTCGGGGGTCGGCTTCCCCGCTCAGGGCCAGACCCTCGGCCTCGTTGATCAGCAAGTGGTCCACGCCGGGCAGCCAGCCCAGGACCTCGGCGCGCACCTGCGGCGTAAATCCTCCATCGGGCCAGCCGGGGTCGAGGGCGACGGCGCCTCCGTCCGCACGCCGGGCCGCGATCAGCCGGGGATAGTCCGGGCGCAAGGCCGGCGTGAAAAACGCTCCGGCCAGCAGGGTGATGCGCGCGGGGCCCAGGCGAGGCGCGAGGTCGGCCCAGCTCAGCGTCCCGAGATGGCCGAGCTGGGTGATGAAACTGCGCTCCCCGCTCGGGTGGGTGACCGCCACACTGAGCGAGGTCGGCCCGTCCACCTCCCACCACGTCACCGTGTCAGGCGGCAACTGGGCGCGCAGCCACTCGCCCCCCAGGTCGCGCCCCACCGGGCTGAGGGTGTGCGCGGCGGTGCCCAGCCCCGCGCAGGCGAGGGCGGCGTTGCCCGCGTTGCCCCCGACCCGCCAGCGCGCGGTCCGGACCAGGGTTTCGGTCCCTTCCGCCGGCCACTCCCCGAGCGGCCCCACGATCAGGTCGAGGTTGACATTGCCCAAAAGAAGGAGGTCACGCTTCCCCCCCGTGACCTCCCCTGACGCGCCCCCGGCGTTCACCCCTTCATCCCCGTGAGGACGATGCCGTCGATAATCTGGCGTTGGAAGATGGCGAACACGATCAGCACCGGAATCACGGCCAGGCTGCTCGCCGCCATGATCAGCCCCCACTGGGTGCCGGCCTCGCCGTTGAAGAGTGCCGTGCCCACCGGCAGCGTGCGGTACTGCGGCTGCCCGATCACGATCAGCGGCCACAGGAAGGCGTTCCAGTTGCCCAGGAAGGTAAAGATGCCCAGGCTGGCGAGCGCGGGCTTGACGAGCGGGAGCGCGATCCGGGTAAAGATCCCGAATTCGCCCATGCCGTCGATGCGCGCGGCTTCGAGCAGGTCGGTGGGCAGCGTCTCGAAAAACTGCCGCATCAGAAAGACCCCGAAGGCGCTGATCAGCCCCGGAAACATGATCGAGAAGTACGCCCCAGGCGCGCTCTGGGTGAGCTGGAGGTCCGAGACGCCCACGAACCATGGAATCACCAGCATCTCGGTGGGGATCATCAGGGTCGAGAGAATGAGCAGGAAAATCAGCTGCTTGCCGGGAAAGTCGAACTTGGCGAGCGTGTACCCCACGAGCGAGTCGAAAAACAGCACGCTCATGGTGGTGATCGCCGCGATCAGGAGGCTGTTGCCGAACCACAGCAGGAATTTGGTTTCGGTGAGCACCTGGCGGTAGTTGTCGAGGGTCGGGTCTGTCGGGAAGAAGGCGAGGTTGAACAGCTCCTGAAAGCTCTTGAGGCTGGTCAGGAGCATCCACACGAAGGGAAACAGGGTCACCACGACCCCCAGGGTCAGGACGGCGTAGGCGAGCCACGTCTTGAGGTCCGTCGGGGGGCGGGATCGCGGCGCGGCCGTCACGGTCATGTGTCGTACCTCCGCGTCAGGAACTTGAGCTGGAAGATGGTGATCAGGAGGATGATCACGAACAGCACCACCGTGATCGCCGAGGCGTAGCCCATCGCGTATCTCCCGAAGGCCATCTGGTAGATATAGAGCGCCACCGTCATCGTGCTGCCCAGGGGGCCGCCCTGGTCAGTGAAGTTCAGGTTGACGACCTGGGTGAACAGTTGCAGGTACGAGATCGTGCCGGTCACCACGCTGAACACGATGGTGGGGTTGAGCAGCGGCCAGGTGATGCTCTTGAAGGCCTGCCAGCCGCTCGCGCCGTCGATCTCGGCGGCCTCGTAGTAGGTGCGCGGAATCGCGGCGAGTCCGGCGAGAAACAGCACGATCTGGAAACCGAGGTTCTGCCACACCACCAGGGCCGCTGTGGTTGCCAGAGCCTGCCCCGGCGAGGTCAGAAACGACTGCGGCGGCAGCCCGAGCGCCACGAGCAGGGTGTTGACCGGCCCGAACTGCGGCGAGAAGAGCCACTGCCACACCCAGGCCGCCGCCACGATCGGCGTGACGTAAGGCGCGAAGTACAGCGCCCGGTACAGCCCCCGCAGCCCCTTGATGCGCGCGAGCAGCAGCGCGAGCCCCAGCCCGAGCACGATCTGCGCCGGCACCCCGATCACGGTGTAGAGCGCCGTGTTCTTCAGC
Above is a window of Deinococcus reticulitermitis DNA encoding:
- a CDS encoding alpha-2-macroglobulin family protein is translated as MSRFLPARWPLALALLLGTAGADRTAAPTPLYFTPALSGAPVLTLPAGRTVQLLEEANGLEGAYDSAAARVVAGDGLYYARRGLIGREEAPLRLSSDPSSYGLRPALASQPVRLALTWNSNRPLPDTEWVVRALPLREGGVGEPLGAVSGPVAGSARLRVQKAGSAVTLGRLAPGLYLVTAARVDAPASVSAAGVLRVSDLNLVAINSPGQARVWVTRLGSGAPLAGAEVRGVAFRRNEKGELVSRRPLGPVRTDAQGLATLALRDGEVAALRAQASLSGGAHRADLGGGYGLWSGDPERARALIQTDKPVYRPGETLRGFALLRRLGVGNRTPYTGEVTVRLVNGYPPLALGQVRVKPDADGLIRYAFPLPEDARTGSYALEVVLPAPPSAGNPQPQPDVASLPVEVRAFVKPQFTLDLGGPAGGGPAGKKSDEIVTGAPLPLTARAELYAGGGANVQAEVFTTSLGQPDSEPYLWANWDGGDENYQQETVSSRSGGGWTPTLDPKRRPDAALQIRAGEGRLNLDLRAKGGQPTPYAVTVRARDEYGRDVTATRQITVHPAALKFELLTFPRQTGTRSEFRAAVRVVGSNEPRPGAAVRAEVVRVRWVQNKRIDEVVSTQTLRSGAGGALDLKVTLPESKPGGYLVRLSTTDAAGRVARATVDAGAVNEPSEQPQTERLILGTDKTVYAPGDTARLSLETSLPKGTPLLLVASAESRTLTRLITVSGPRQTVTWPVTPELQPGFQFQAVAVRAGRTVLGTVGGLLVPRLDQRLTVSVQAQGEVRPGENATFTVRTTRAGQPASALVMLSGVNEAVYAVTEDPTPDPWRWLWGATWPQSELSSSSELADGGRGGGGGDTAGSLYRQDLRDVAVFQAVRTDQSGVAKVTVKMPEALGPYRLTARALTRGGGAGEARGEQRVGLPFAVRLARPRVLTFGDTGTAAVSAERRDGGSGPVTLTLKAGAESASRTLNLRGGSATHFFPLKAPASGAALTLEASAALGTLRDGVRESLPLRPAGNRELLSGGGVLRAAGTATDRLSWGAGQTVESLVLDLAATPLQLALSGLDPALADPRERWITTDAVAARLSTNLDLAGLAGAFGWTDLRTRALAQARRDLATLLGLHSSQGGWGWAAGAQPDPEMTARALTALVQARGAGLTDAATLEAARNEAQALYQKGPQSPLLAAALARAGAPQAAVNLARAGVSDPAEAARLAAVLAGPQPELARRLYAQARQAARTDKDGALVLAPAAFWRGDTEPTALLLQAATRVGQSADLAPLRAALEDRRTGSAWDGPVATAEALRALRALAEKEGKPAPRQVTVTLGSYRQTLTVTAPTRLLIPAGRVTSGSLTVQSSAPLAYARELRVRRSGTAPAPLSPVKVERTYDKAAVERDGVVTVTLTVSSPSAARHLRVVDPLPGGLEAVDDRPFALNIDVNPAGGGQTVWADRSLYDDRAVFYLEDVKAGVTTIRYRLRALASGAYTAPAPRVEFASGAAPAQGSAQRVTVK
- a CDS encoding DUF1501 domain-containing protein — translated: MTTRRDFLKLSALALAATSGMPGFLARAAAQAGGDRTLVVVQLTGGNDGLNTLVPYSNGAYYAARPNIAIPKKDVLTLTPDLGMHPALKPLMTLWDSGDLAWMENVGYPNPNRSHFASMAIWHTADPAQARKDGWIGRLAAQIGDPFCASNIGAATPRALRAETFSLPSIAEVDTYQVKLPSGLEGAFGTMLGAPRQGEAAYLARATGQMLKNTARVQANVKKYRDGATYPEGKFAEGLRDVARLIAAGVGQRVLYVSLGGFDTHAGQRAEQDELLATLAGGLSAFHADLERQGLADKVIVMGFSEFGRRVAENGSAGTDHGKGSVMFALGKGVKGGVHGSSPDLEDLSDGDIKYKQDFRGVYAAALTGWLGLPAREILGGDFTGPAWLA
- a CDS encoding DUF1800 domain-containing protein; the encoded protein is MTLTPHPRPLTAEDAAHFLRRTAFGATDAQIRALVGQDPRAVARAALKFGQERSPGNPFDPGTGATPGAMLQLTRAGWLYELLYGPAPLREKLALTWSNHFVIGTDKVRNHPALQGYLRLLREQAAPGDFTAFAGAVARTPAMLRYLDNDQNKKGKPNENFSRELLELFTTGIGHYTERDVTEGARALSGWTFEGGRGNQNFLQEPRFVFQAGRHDAGEKTYLGQTGKFGPDDIIRLATRHPQTATFVSRKLHRAFVADTPDPKAVEGSAETWRRTGGDVRAVLEELLSSAAFYSARQAIIRGPIDLIVGTVRILGQPKLDPKRVLSLSQLAGRMGQTLLLPDTVEGWDGGREWINDTTLLLRMQFAASMSLGGAAPQVEPPSTLALIGSERSPLGDAMQGLNGPRRLYLTLVSPEFQLA
- a CDS encoding transcriptional regulator; this translates as MVRRRLSGLLAALLVLPAVSAQNAAPLPAELSRALNRSRSFAARGQVEVTVLFPPRAVPTRQVGQLPAVPFRPGMIARNFTVSQSTGPAVAGRSTTRYDLTPRNPQAPRWTLWIDQAWAVPLAFEERSAGGAVARRATFQKVNAGLARVERPVPAVPEGLRAAVMRTLPGLRFPDGFVPVALERAAPRWQVTLSDGLNTLSLVTAPRDVKAAPGVASRQVGGRFVWLTGNLPQEGLSAALSGIRKIDEAALGTFLTASSSSP
- a CDS encoding RNA polymerase sigma factor, with amino-acid sequence MRLNDWTDAQLIPLAARAGPHREAAFELLVRRYAPGLHRLASGLVGAGSADDVLQEVFMSVYRSLAGFRGDAPFGAWVHRITVNACNKALAARRSLALDEVAEVTTLLTPVRATEQDALRETLARAMAGLPPEQREAVALRELSGLDYAEIAAVTGVSLGTVKSRINRGRAALRERLSASGYVPDAPPVPDLPTVKEKL
- a CDS encoding carbohydrate kinase family protein, which produces MGNVNLDLIVGPLGEWPAEGTETLVRTARWRVGGNAGNAALACAGLGTAAHTLSPVGRDLGGEWLRAQLPPDTVTWWEVDGPTSLSVAVTHPSGERSFITQLGHLGTLSWADLAPRLGPARITLLAGAFFTPALRPDYPRLIAARRADGGAVALDPGWPDGGFTPQVRAEVLGWLPGVDHLLINEAEGLALSGEADPRPALAALAALLAPGGVAALKCGARGVLARRQGCAEVHELAAPTVRVIDTVGAGDTWNAAYLHAVLRGEALDTALRFAVEVASRAVSTDPRVFV
- a CDS encoding carbohydrate ABC transporter permease, which gives rise to MTVTAAPRSRPPTDLKTWLAYAVLTLGVVVTLFPFVWMLLTSLKSFQELFNLAFFPTDPTLDNYRQVLTETKFLLWFGNSLLIAAITTMSVLFFDSLVGYTLAKFDFPGKQLIFLLILSTLMIPTEMLVIPWFVGVSDLQLTQSAPGAYFSIMFPGLISAFGVFLMRQFFETLPTDLLEAARIDGMGEFGIFTRIALPLVKPALASLGIFTFLGNWNAFLWPLIVIGQPQYRTLPVGTALFNGEAGTQWGLIMAASSLAVIPVLIVFAIFQRQIIDGIVLTGMKG
- a CDS encoding carbohydrate ABC transporter permease, producing the protein MATTSEARGTGRAVIAAPPGSLKRHQTRTAYLFLLIPLLFFLIVRFLPTFMALRMSLFDWNILKEQQPYVGLENYERLFQDPKFGQALKNTALYTVIGVPAQIVLGLGLALLLARIKGLRGLYRALYFAPYVTPIVAAAWVWQWLFSPQFGPVNTLLVALGLPPQSFLTSPGQALATTAALVVWQNLGFQIVLFLAGLAAIPRTYYEAAEIDGASGWQAFKSITWPLLNPTIVFSVVTGTISYLQLFTQVVNLNFTDQGGPLGSTMTVALYIYQMAFGRYAMGYASAITVVLFVIILLITIFQLKFLTRRYDT